Proteins from a genomic interval of Microbacterium abyssi:
- a CDS encoding efflux RND transporter permease subunit, giving the protein MSNLAVLSLRNRALIALITIVAAVFGGLALTNLKQELIPSLELPALVVMTTYPGASPEVVENDVSTPIETAIQGVPGLESTSATSTTNASIIQATFAYGENLATAEQKMQQSINRISSQLPEDVEPQVLSVSIDDFPVIQVAVTGFDDAETAQADLENVAIPALEDVDGVNAAEIVGGLGQQITITPDQADLAAAGVSTQAIRDALQQNGTLFPGGDITEDGQTLTVQTGAKIASVDEIAALPLVGTDATIADVATVALESEPVSSISRVNGEDALSISITKLPAANTVEVSNGVVTAIDELRESFPDADFTVVFDQAPFIVQSIETLATEGLLGLVFAVIVILVFLLSIRSTLVTAISIPTSVLITFIGLQAFGYSLNILTLGALTIAIGRVVDDSIVVIENIKRHYVGDADKGDAIRLAVREVAAAITASTITTVAVFVPIVFVGDMVGELFRPFAMTVTIAMVASLLVALTIVPVLAYWFLKPGKELKDENGQVVDPEHPDAPPTALQRAYRPILNWTLKHSGLTVIIAVVVLGGTLAAAPLMKINFLSDTGQNTMTVTQDLGPTASLEAKDAAAAEVEDALEGVDGIENVQVSIGSSGSSLMDAFSGGAGVTYSIMTSSDVDQEQLRADVLDATADLEGVGDISVAASAGFGSTDIEVNITAPNGEALTEATAAVTDELEGRDGIGQVTDNLAASLPYIAVVVDRDAAADLGLSEAAVGQIVSSTMRPQQIGSVELNDTALTVLLAAEEPPATADDLRALTIPTPTGLVQLTDVASVEEAEGPTSITTEQGRRTATITVPPASDNLATATASVTAALETVELPDGASAEVGGVASQQADSFSQLGLAMLAAILIVYVVMVATFKSLRQPLLLLISVPFAATGAILLQIATGVPLGVASLIGVLMLIGIVVTNAIVLVDLVNQYRERGLPTRDAVMAGGEKRLRPILMTALATIFALTPMALGITGHGGFISQPLAIVVIGGLVSSTVLTLIVLPTLYNLVEGARERRRARKGGPDGGVSSADGAPEPDEPEHPLSRRELREHHS; this is encoded by the coding sequence GTGTCGAACCTCGCCGTCCTCAGCCTTCGCAACCGTGCGCTGATCGCTCTCATCACGATCGTGGCCGCAGTGTTCGGCGGGCTCGCACTGACGAACCTGAAGCAGGAGCTCATTCCCTCGCTCGAGCTGCCGGCGCTCGTCGTCATGACGACGTACCCGGGTGCTTCGCCCGAGGTCGTCGAAAACGATGTGTCGACCCCGATCGAGACGGCGATCCAGGGCGTGCCGGGTCTCGAATCGACCAGCGCGACGAGCACGACGAACGCGTCGATCATCCAGGCGACGTTCGCCTACGGCGAGAACCTCGCGACGGCAGAGCAGAAGATGCAGCAGTCGATCAACCGCATCTCCTCCCAGCTTCCGGAGGACGTCGAGCCGCAGGTTCTGTCGGTGTCGATCGACGACTTCCCCGTCATCCAGGTCGCCGTCACCGGTTTCGATGACGCCGAGACCGCGCAGGCTGACCTTGAGAACGTCGCGATCCCGGCGCTGGAGGACGTCGACGGCGTCAACGCCGCAGAGATCGTCGGCGGGCTGGGGCAGCAGATCACCATCACGCCCGACCAGGCGGACCTCGCCGCTGCGGGCGTGAGCACCCAGGCGATCCGGGATGCCCTGCAGCAGAACGGCACGCTCTTCCCTGGCGGCGACATCACCGAGGACGGCCAGACCCTCACTGTGCAGACCGGTGCGAAGATCGCCTCGGTCGACGAGATCGCCGCGCTTCCGCTCGTCGGGACGGATGCCACGATCGCCGACGTCGCGACCGTGGCGCTCGAGTCCGAACCGGTCTCGTCGATCTCGCGCGTCAACGGCGAGGACGCCCTGTCGATCTCGATCACGAAGCTCCCCGCCGCGAACACCGTCGAGGTGTCGAACGGCGTGGTGACCGCGATCGATGAGCTCCGGGAGAGCTTCCCGGATGCCGATTTCACTGTCGTCTTCGATCAGGCGCCGTTCATCGTCCAGTCGATCGAGACGCTCGCCACCGAGGGCCTGCTCGGTCTCGTGTTCGCCGTCATCGTCATCCTGGTGTTCCTGCTGTCGATCCGCTCGACCCTGGTGACGGCGATCTCGATCCCCACCAGCGTCCTGATCACCTTCATCGGGCTTCAGGCCTTCGGTTACTCGCTGAACATCCTGACCCTGGGCGCCCTCACGATCGCGATCGGCCGTGTGGTCGACGACTCCATCGTCGTGATCGAGAACATCAAGCGGCACTACGTCGGAGATGCCGACAAGGGAGACGCGATCCGCCTCGCGGTGCGCGAGGTGGCCGCGGCCATCACGGCATCCACCATCACCACCGTCGCAGTGTTCGTGCCGATCGTGTTCGTCGGCGACATGGTCGGGGAGCTCTTCCGCCCGTTCGCGATGACCGTGACGATCGCGATGGTCGCGTCGCTGCTGGTGGCGCTGACGATCGTGCCGGTGCTGGCGTACTGGTTCCTCAAGCCCGGCAAGGAGCTGAAGGATGAGAACGGGCAGGTGGTCGATCCGGAGCACCCGGATGCTCCGCCCACTGCGCTGCAGCGCGCATACCGCCCGATCCTCAACTGGACGCTCAAGCACTCCGGCCTTACGGTGATCATCGCGGTCGTCGTGCTCGGCGGGACGCTGGCAGCAGCTCCGCTGATGAAGATCAACTTCCTCAGCGACACCGGTCAGAACACGATGACCGTCACGCAGGACCTCGGTCCGACGGCGAGCCTCGAGGCGAAGGATGCCGCGGCCGCGGAGGTCGAGGATGCGCTCGAGGGCGTCGACGGCATCGAGAACGTGCAGGTCTCGATCGGCTCCAGCGGCTCCTCTCTCATGGACGCCTTCTCGGGAGGGGCCGGCGTGACGTACTCGATCATGACGTCGTCCGACGTCGATCAGGAGCAGCTCCGCGCCGACGTGCTGGATGCCACGGCCGATCTCGAGGGCGTCGGCGATATCAGCGTCGCAGCCTCTGCCGGGTTCGGCTCGACCGACATCGAGGTGAACATCACCGCCCCGAACGGCGAAGCGCTCACCGAGGCGACCGCAGCGGTGACCGATGAGCTGGAGGGGCGTGACGGCATCGGACAGGTCACTGACAACCTGGCCGCCTCCCTGCCGTACATCGCCGTGGTCGTCGACCGCGACGCCGCAGCCGATCTCGGCCTGTCAGAAGCCGCCGTCGGTCAGATCGTGTCGAGCACGATGCGCCCGCAGCAGATCGGATCGGTCGAGCTGAACGACACCGCGCTCACCGTCCTGCTCGCGGCCGAAGAGCCGCCGGCGACCGCGGACGACCTGCGTGCGCTCACGATCCCGACGCCCACCGGTCTCGTGCAGCTGACGGATGTCGCCTCGGTCGAGGAGGCCGAGGGGCCGACCTCGATCACGACCGAGCAGGGGCGCCGGACGGCGACTATCACCGTTCCGCCGGCGTCGGACAACCTCGCGACGGCGACCGCGTCGGTCACCGCGGCGCTCGAGACCGTCGAACTGCCTGACGGCGCTTCGGCAGAGGTCGGCGGCGTCGCCTCGCAGCAGGCCGACTCGTTCTCGCAGCTGGGGCTGGCGATGCTCGCCGCGATCCTCATCGTCTACGTCGTGATGGTGGCGACGTTCAAGTCGCTGCGCCAGCCGCTGCTGCTGCTCATCTCGGTGCCGTTCGCGGCGACCGGCGCGATCCTGCTGCAGATCGCGACCGGCGTGCCGCTGGGCGTGGCATCCCTCATCGGCGTGCTGATGCTGATCGGCATCGTGGTGACGAACGCGATCGTGCTCGTCGACCTGGTGAATCAGTACCGGGAGAGGGGCCTGCCGACCAGGGATGCTGTGATGGCGGGCGGCGAGAAGCGTCTGCGGCCGATCCTCATGACGGCGCTCGCGACGATCTTCGCGCTCACGCCGATGGCGCTCGGCATCACCGGTCACGGCGGATTCATCTCGCAGCCGCTGGCGATCGTCGTGATCGGCGGACTCGTGTCGTCGACCGTGCTGACGCTGATCGTGCTGCCGACCCTTTACAACCTCGTCGAGGGCGCGCGCGAGCGCCGGCGGGCGCGCAAGGGCGGTCCGGATGGCGGAGTCTCGAGTGCCGATGGTGCGCCCGAGCCCGACGAGCCGGAGCACCCGCTGAGCCGTCGCGAGCTGCGCGAGCACCACAGCTGA
- a CDS encoding DEAD/DEAH box helicase yields MPKNGKPKGGRPSRNFEPRYAKKTSFHDRHAGAGSRPAGARDERSDAGDRGFSSDRPRTSDRGFDRRPGSKSPNHRGFRPAEADGGAPKRRWSDQERAGRDEARGIRGRAESGRREAPHHRDERPRYNSERPSEGRRYDDRPRRDERGGERPRFQGDRPRFNGDRNDRPRYNDDRGGDRSRVNSDRGGDRPRFNTDRGGDRPRFNSDRGGDRPRYNSDRGGDRPRYNSDRGADRPRFNRDERPRFNDDRGGDRPRYDRDRNDRNDRDRNDRGAERPRFNRDDRSNRHERPNRDDRPRYNDDRRSERPRRDDRAQRPTRSDWNASPAKPFEPTEDVVHEKLAAKVVAAPEVEGTSFADLGLGSNIVETLSNMGAASPFPIQAATIPSILEGRDVLGRGRTGSGKTIAFGAPLVESILKAQAGKRREFGRNPQAIILAPTRELALQIDRTVQPIARSVGLFTTQIYGGVPQGRQVGALKKGVDIVIGTPGRIEDLINQGKLDLSDCRIAVLDEADHMCELGFVEPVQRILRHTAEGSQKLLFSATLDREVAALVEEFLVDPAVYEVAGEDQDSSTIEHRVLVIEHRDKAEILNTLVDRDGKTLVFARTRAYAEMLAEQFEDAGIPAAALHGDLNQAKRTRNLQKMTSGRVNVLVATDVAARGIHVDDIDLVIQADAPDEYKTYMHRSGRTGRAGRSGRVVTLITRQRQRRTSELLGRAEIDAPFEQARLGDDILEEIAGRMPSAAELTA; encoded by the coding sequence ATGCCAAAGAATGGCAAGCCCAAGGGCGGTCGCCCGTCCCGCAACTTCGAGCCGCGCTACGCGAAGAAGACGTCGTTCCACGACCGTCACGCCGGCGCCGGATCCCGCCCCGCAGGCGCTCGCGATGAGCGATCGGATGCCGGAGACCGCGGCTTCTCGTCGGATCGCCCTCGCACGTCGGATCGCGGCTTCGATCGCCGTCCCGGCAGCAAGAGCCCGAACCACCGTGGCTTCCGTCCGGCCGAGGCCGACGGCGGTGCGCCCAAGCGTCGCTGGAGCGACCAGGAGCGTGCCGGCCGCGACGAGGCTCGCGGCATCCGCGGCCGCGCAGAGTCCGGCCGTCGCGAGGCGCCGCACCACCGTGACGAGCGCCCGCGATACAACAGCGAGCGCCCCTCTGAAGGGCGTCGCTACGACGACCGCCCCCGCCGTGACGAGCGCGGGGGCGAGCGTCCCCGCTTCCAGGGCGACCGGCCGCGTTTCAACGGCGACCGCAACGACCGTCCGCGGTACAACGATGACCGTGGCGGTGACCGTTCCCGCGTCAACAGCGACCGTGGTGGTGACCGCCCGCGTTTCAACACCGATCGTGGTGGCGACCGCCCGCGTTTCAACAGCGACCGTGGTGGTGACCGCCCCCGTTACAACAGCGACCGTGGTGGTGACCGCCCCCGTTACAACAGCGACCGCGGTGCGGACCGCCCGCGGTTCAATCGAGACGAACGCCCCCGCTTCAACGATGACCGTGGCGGTGACCGCCCCCGTTATGACCGCGACCGCAACGACCGCAACGACCGCGACCGCAACGACCGCGGTGCCGAGCGTCCGCGTTTCAACCGCGATGACCGATCGAACCGCCACGAGCGTCCGAACCGCGATGACCGCCCGCGTTACAACGACGACCGGCGCAGCGAGCGTCCTCGCCGTGACGACCGCGCGCAGCGCCCGACCCGCAGTGACTGGAACGCCTCCCCGGCGAAGCCGTTCGAGCCGACCGAGGACGTCGTCCACGAGAAGCTCGCGGCGAAGGTCGTCGCCGCTCCCGAGGTCGAGGGCACCTCGTTCGCCGATCTCGGACTCGGCTCGAACATCGTCGAGACGCTGAGCAATATGGGCGCGGCCTCGCCGTTCCCGATCCAGGCAGCGACGATCCCGTCGATCCTCGAGGGGCGCGACGTGCTCGGCCGGGGTCGCACCGGCTCCGGCAAGACCATCGCGTTCGGCGCTCCGCTCGTCGAGAGCATCCTGAAGGCGCAGGCGGGCAAGCGCCGCGAGTTCGGCCGCAACCCGCAGGCGATCATCCTCGCGCCGACCCGCGAGCTTGCCCTGCAGATCGACCGCACGGTGCAGCCGATCGCCCGCAGCGTCGGCCTGTTCACCACGCAGATCTACGGCGGCGTCCCGCAGGGACGTCAGGTCGGTGCTCTGAAGAAGGGCGTCGACATCGTGATCGGCACCCCCGGCCGCATCGAGGACCTGATCAACCAGGGCAAGCTCGACCTGTCGGACTGCCGCATCGCCGTGCTCGACGAGGCCGACCACATGTGCGAGCTCGGATTCGTCGAGCCCGTGCAGCGCATCCTGCGTCACACGGCCGAGGGCAGCCAGAAGCTGCTGTTCTCGGCGACGCTCGACCGTGAGGTCGCAGCCCTCGTCGAAGAGTTCCTCGTGGACCCCGCCGTCTACGAGGTCGCCGGTGAGGACCAGGATTCCAGCACGATCGAGCATCGCGTGCTCGTGATCGAGCATCGCGACAAAGCGGAGATCCTGAACACCCTGGTCGACCGCGACGGCAAGACGCTCGTCTTCGCCCGCACCCGCGCCTATGCCGAGATGCTGGCGGAGCAGTTCGAGGATGCCGGCATCCCCGCCGCAGCCCTGCACGGCGACCTCAACCAGGCCAAGCGCACGCGCAACCTGCAGAAGATGACGTCCGGCCGGGTCAACGTGCTCGTCGCGACGGATGTGGCTGCCCGCGGCATCCACGTCGACGACATCGACCTGGTCATCCAGGCCGATGCCCCCGACGAGTACAAGACGTACATGCACCGCTCCGGCCGCACCGGCCGCGCGGGCCGCTCCGGCCGCGTCGTCACGCTGATCACGCGTCAGCGCCAGCGCCGGACGTCGGAGCTGCTCGGCCGCGCCGAGATCGACGCACCATTCGAGCAGGCGCGCCTCGGCGACGACATCCTCGAGGAGATCGCGGGCCGCATGCCGAGCGCGGCCGAGCTCACCGCCTGA
- a CDS encoding Rv2578c family radical SAM protein produces the protein MRWQGQTLEDTDAAALPGLENRTGIMRSVTTPEFAGMTFHEVLAKSALNHVPGGSRMPFSWTINPYRGCSHACVYCFARGTHQYLDLDGGGDFDSQIVVKTNVAEVLQRELRRGSWQHETVALGTNTDPYQRAEGRYRLMPDIIRTLAESGTPISILTKGTLIRRDIPLLVEAAKDVPVDVSMSIAMYDDELQHSIEPGTPSTQARLDTVRALTDAGLRVGVFLMPILPHLTDSVAAIDHALRRVRASGADHVIYGALHLRAGVKPWFMQWLEREHPELMSSYRGLYPGTAADAPKAYRQWLAKRIRPLIRAHGLEARHSDDAYPTRTLTRPAVLTPAAPPPQPMLF, from the coding sequence ATGAGATGGCAGGGACAGACGCTCGAAGACACGGATGCCGCCGCGCTCCCCGGTCTCGAGAATCGCACCGGGATCATGCGCTCGGTGACGACGCCGGAGTTCGCGGGCATGACCTTCCATGAGGTGCTGGCGAAGTCGGCGCTCAATCACGTTCCGGGTGGATCGCGCATGCCGTTCAGCTGGACGATCAATCCGTACCGCGGATGCAGCCATGCATGTGTCTATTGCTTCGCGCGCGGCACGCATCAGTACCTCGACCTCGACGGCGGCGGAGACTTCGATTCGCAGATCGTCGTGAAGACCAACGTCGCCGAGGTGCTGCAGCGCGAACTCCGGCGCGGCAGCTGGCAGCACGAGACCGTCGCGCTCGGGACGAACACCGATCCGTACCAGCGCGCCGAGGGCCGGTACCGGCTGATGCCCGACATCATTCGCACCCTCGCTGAGTCCGGAACGCCGATCTCGATCCTCACCAAGGGCACGCTGATCCGCCGCGATATCCCGCTGCTGGTGGAGGCCGCGAAGGACGTGCCCGTCGACGTCTCGATGTCGATAGCCATGTACGACGATGAGCTGCAGCATTCGATCGAACCGGGAACACCGTCGACTCAGGCGCGTCTCGACACCGTCCGGGCACTGACCGATGCCGGACTCCGAGTCGGCGTCTTCCTCATGCCGATCCTGCCGCACCTCACCGACTCGGTCGCCGCGATCGACCATGCGCTCCGGCGCGTCAGGGCATCGGGCGCCGACCACGTCATCTACGGCGCACTGCACCTGCGGGCCGGCGTGAAGCCCTGGTTCATGCAATGGCTGGAGCGCGAGCATCCGGAGCTCATGTCGTCGTATCGCGGACTGTATCCCGGCACCGCCGCGGATGCACCGAAGGCGTACCGGCAGTGGCTCGCCAAGCGCATCCGGCCGCTGATCCGCGCGCACGGGCTGGAGGCGCGGCACTCCGACGACGCGTATCCGACGCGCACGCTCACGCGACCCGCCGTGCTGACTCCCGCCGCGCCCCCGCCGCAGCCGATGCTGTTCTGA
- a CDS encoding YaeQ family protein has protein sequence MAIGSTIYTFAVQLADMDRGVYDDFTLRAARHPSETDAYMVTRLLAYCLEYAEGIAFGEGISSTEEPAVVVRDLTGSVTAWVEVGAPDAERLHHGSRLADRVAVYTHRDPAKVKAPWAGKRIHNAGAIQVFSFDPGFVDDAVRLLERRSTVTLTVTEGQLYLDLNGTTLSSAVHTHSAV, from the coding sequence ATGGCAATCGGTTCGACGATCTACACGTTCGCGGTGCAGCTGGCAGACATGGATCGCGGCGTCTACGACGATTTCACGCTCCGTGCGGCGCGGCATCCTTCCGAGACCGATGCTTACATGGTGACCCGCCTGCTCGCCTACTGCCTCGAGTACGCGGAGGGGATCGCGTTCGGCGAGGGCATCTCGTCCACAGAGGAACCCGCGGTGGTCGTGCGCGACCTGACCGGCAGTGTCACAGCGTGGGTGGAGGTCGGCGCGCCGGACGCGGAGCGCCTGCACCACGGCAGCAGACTGGCCGACCGCGTCGCGGTGTACACGCATCGTGATCCCGCCAAGGTCAAGGCTCCCTGGGCGGGCAAGCGCATCCACAACGCCGGGGCCATCCAGGTGTTCAGTTTCGACCCCGGATTCGTCGACGACGCCGTCCGTCTGCTCGAACGGCGCAGCACCGTCACGCTGACGGTCACCGAGGGGCAGCTGTACCTGGATCTCAACGGCACGACGCTCAGCTCCGCCGTGCACACTCACTCCGCCGTCTGA
- a CDS encoding squalene cyclase, with protein MSAPARTLEWLLDSDPAIRWQVERDLLGAGDEVWQATRARVVTEGFGSALLAKQDADGPWAGGAHFPAGFFDSAEREDPGQPWVATSWSLKDLREWGVDAAALAGTAEKLAANCHWEYDDMPFWGGEVDVCINAFTLSAGAWLGADVSRLVEWFPTHRLADGGWNCEAEEGDSIRSSFHSTLNAVRGILAYERITGDLSMRGARHRGEEYLLERRLMRRLSTGEVVGSFVSEFVYPNRHRYSALAALDHFRDVSLAEQSPPDDRLAGAVELVRSKRQPDGTWLQAAPLRGRTWFDIDVPEGQSSRWLTLIGTRVLDWWDAGRLESVPA; from the coding sequence ATGTCGGCTCCCGCGCGCACCCTGGAATGGCTCCTCGACTCCGACCCGGCCATCCGATGGCAGGTCGAACGCGACCTGCTCGGCGCCGGCGACGAGGTGTGGCAGGCGACGCGAGCCCGCGTGGTGACCGAAGGATTCGGCTCGGCGCTGCTCGCGAAGCAGGACGCCGACGGCCCGTGGGCCGGAGGCGCGCATTTCCCGGCCGGATTCTTCGACAGCGCAGAACGTGAGGATCCTGGTCAGCCGTGGGTCGCAACGAGTTGGTCGCTCAAGGATCTGCGGGAGTGGGGTGTGGATGCCGCAGCTCTCGCCGGCACGGCCGAGAAGCTCGCGGCGAACTGCCACTGGGAGTATGACGACATGCCCTTCTGGGGCGGCGAGGTCGACGTCTGCATCAACGCGTTCACGCTCTCGGCCGGCGCCTGGCTCGGCGCGGACGTCTCGCGGCTGGTGGAGTGGTTCCCCACCCACCGGCTCGCCGACGGCGGCTGGAACTGCGAGGCCGAGGAGGGCGACTCGATCCGCTCGTCCTTCCACTCGACGCTGAACGCCGTCCGCGGCATCCTGGCCTACGAGCGGATCACGGGCGACCTGTCGATGCGCGGTGCGCGTCACCGCGGCGAGGAGTACCTCCTCGAGAGGCGGCTGATGCGCCGGTTGTCCACCGGAGAGGTCGTCGGGAGCTTCGTGAGCGAGTTCGTGTACCCGAATCGTCACCGCTACAGCGCGCTGGCGGCGCTCGACCACTTCCGCGACGTGTCGCTCGCCGAGCAGTCGCCGCCGGACGACCGGCTGGCGGGCGCCGTCGAACTGGTGCGCTCGAAGCGGCAACCCGACGGAACCTGGCTGCAGGCGGCTCCGCTCCGCGGAAGAACCTGGTTCGACATCGACGTCCCTGAGGGGCAGTCGTCACGCTGGCTGACCCTCATCGGCACACGCGTGCTCGACTGGTGGGACGCCGGCCGTCTGGAATCCGTCCCTGCATAG
- a CDS encoding TetR/AcrR family transcriptional regulator: MPDSPRRRRDPEARRNAIVLAAAELIIEVGVDAITHRMVAARADVPLGATTQYFDTLDDLREAALQLLVSHVEVQMQRMRETLDADGATASVIAALLSRAMADVQSMQADRAVVTAAVHDPKLREIARSWSRDLVAILEPVHGSARATAAAVFLDGVLWHSQINDAPLPRHIIETALAGILGDDSRTT; this comes from the coding sequence ATGCCCGATTCCCCGCGCCGCCGACGAGACCCGGAGGCCCGCCGCAACGCGATCGTGCTCGCCGCGGCTGAGTTGATCATCGAGGTCGGCGTCGATGCGATCACGCACCGCATGGTCGCCGCGCGCGCCGACGTTCCTCTCGGTGCGACGACGCAGTACTTCGACACTCTCGACGATCTCCGCGAAGCAGCCCTCCAGCTGCTCGTCTCGCACGTCGAGGTGCAGATGCAGCGGATGCGCGAGACGCTCGACGCCGACGGAGCGACCGCGTCGGTGATCGCCGCGCTCCTCTCCCGGGCGATGGCCGATGTGCAGAGCATGCAGGCCGACCGCGCGGTCGTCACTGCCGCTGTGCACGATCCGAAGCTGCGCGAGATCGCGCGCAGCTGGTCGCGCGATCTCGTGGCCATCCTCGAGCCGGTGCACGGATCCGCGCGCGCGACGGCTGCTGCCGTCTTCCTGGACGGCGTACTCTGGCACTCGCAGATCAACGATGCTCCGCTCCCGCGCCACATCATCGAAACCGCACTCGCCGGCATCCTCGGCGACGACAGCCGCACCACCTGA
- a CDS encoding fluoride efflux transporter FluC, translating into MTPLVFVYASIAGGAGAGLRYLVDVGTMTLIGAGSLTKGRFPWGIVIVNVTGSFALGVVTASVPDAAFVVGAGLLGGYTTFSTAMLDTLALWCDGERPAAAGHLLGTFAATVIAALAGLGLGTLL; encoded by the coding sequence ATGACGCCGCTCGTCTTCGTGTATGCATCCATCGCCGGCGGCGCCGGCGCCGGCCTGCGGTACCTCGTCGACGTCGGCACGATGACATTGATAGGCGCTGGGTCGCTCACGAAGGGACGATTCCCCTGGGGGATCGTCATCGTGAACGTCACTGGGTCGTTCGCGCTCGGGGTGGTCACGGCATCCGTCCCCGATGCCGCGTTCGTCGTCGGCGCCGGCCTCCTCGGCGGCTACACGACGTTCAGCACCGCGATGCTCGACACCCTGGCGCTGTGGTGCGACGGCGAACGTCCGGCCGCGGCCGGGCACCTGCTCGGGACGTTCGCGGCGACGGTCATCGCGGCGCTCGCCGGCCTCGGGCTCGGCACGCTTCTCTGA
- a CDS encoding aldose 1-epimerase family protein translates to MTTLSPTGTQIQLTRGRVTAQIAQVGASLRGLAVGGVDLISRYPEDVPTPSCSGVVLAPWPNRVRDGAWQDAGTGRQLAITEPKFGNASHGLLRFTAYEIEQADAAATLRATIHPQTGYPYEIATSVTYTLTDAGIQVTHTLTNRSDAPAPVALGTHPFVTIGDADPRELVLRVPAATQFDTDERMLPTGTSPAPSALREGIRLGGISLDTGFTDLSRDDDGRVRHSITAPDGRRVTLWQGAGFDFVQVYTTTGYPGQEFAVAIEPMTAPADALNSGLGIRRLAPGETWEASWGIELG, encoded by the coding sequence GTGACGACTCTCTCCCCCACCGGCACCCAGATCCAACTGACGCGCGGTCGCGTCACCGCCCAGATCGCGCAGGTGGGAGCATCCCTGCGCGGGCTCGCCGTCGGCGGCGTGGACCTCATCTCGCGATACCCCGAGGACGTCCCGACGCCGTCGTGCTCCGGCGTCGTTCTCGCGCCCTGGCCGAATCGCGTGCGCGACGGCGCCTGGCAGGATGCCGGCACCGGGCGCCAGCTCGCGATCACGGAGCCCAAGTTCGGCAACGCCAGCCACGGTCTGCTCCGCTTCACGGCGTACGAGATCGAGCAGGCGGATGCCGCGGCCACCCTCCGCGCGACGATCCACCCGCAGACCGGATACCCGTACGAGATCGCGACGTCGGTCACGTACACGCTGACGGATGCCGGCATCCAGGTCACGCACACCCTCACGAACCGGTCGGATGCTCCGGCCCCGGTCGCCCTCGGAACACATCCGTTCGTGACGATCGGCGATGCGGATCCGCGCGAGCTCGTCCTGCGCGTGCCGGCAGCCACGCAGTTCGACACGGACGAGCGGATGCTGCCGACGGGAACGTCGCCGGCGCCTTCAGCGCTGCGCGAGGGCATCCGTCTCGGCGGCATCTCGCTCGACACCGGCTTCACCGACCTGAGCCGTGACGACGACGGCCGGGTTCGGCATTCGATCACCGCTCCGGACGGCCGTCGCGTCACACTGTGGCAGGGCGCGGGCTTCGACTTCGTGCAGGTGTACACGACGACGGGGTATCCAGGGCAGGAGTTCGCTGTCGCGATCGAGCCGATGACGGCACCGGCGGATGCGCTCAACAGCGGTCTCGGCATCCGGCGGCTCGCGCCGGGCGAGACGTGGGAAGCGTCGTGGGGGATCGAGCTCGGCTGA
- a CDS encoding L-rhamnose mutarotase produces the protein MTRRFGMIARLRPEKRQEYLDLHAAVWPQVEATISATGIRNFSIFITGDVIVGYFEYAGEDYEADQAIMAADEATQLWWSRTGPCQSPFHAGSTAPNWEMLEEIWHLD, from the coding sequence ATGACCCGGCGATTCGGGATGATCGCTCGACTGAGACCGGAGAAACGGCAGGAGTACCTCGACCTGCATGCGGCGGTGTGGCCACAGGTCGAGGCGACGATCAGCGCCACGGGCATCCGCAATTTCTCGATCTTCATCACCGGCGATGTGATCGTCGGCTATTTCGAGTACGCCGGCGAGGATTACGAGGCGGATCAGGCGATCATGGCCGCCGATGAAGCGACGCAGCTGTGGTGGTCGCGGACCGGCCCCTGCCAGTCGCCCTTCCACGCCGGCTCGACAGCGCCCAACTGGGAGATGCTCGAGGAGATCTGGCACCTCGACTGA
- a CDS encoding fluoride efflux transporter FluC, producing the protein MTLGRLLLVVLGGMLGTAGRLGIGLLVPDAAGIPLATLSVNIFGALLIGLLAARLPRASGTRVFLGTGILGGFTTYSAFVVGSVELWSSTPLVAVAYAVLTLGLGIAAAAAGLRLGRPGPRARSQR; encoded by the coding sequence GTGACCCTCGGCCGTCTGCTCCTCGTCGTGCTGGGCGGGATGCTGGGCACGGCGGGCCGGCTGGGCATCGGGCTCCTGGTGCCGGATGCCGCCGGCATCCCTCTTGCGACCCTTTCCGTCAACATCTTCGGTGCGCTGCTCATCGGCCTGCTGGCGGCTCGCCTGCCGCGAGCGTCTGGTACGCGCGTCTTCCTCGGCACCGGCATCCTGGGTGGGTTCACCACCTACAGCGCGTTCGTGGTCGGATCGGTGGAACTGTGGTCGAGCACTCCGCTGGTCGCTGTGGCCTATGCGGTACTCACTCTCGGGCTGGGAATCGCCGCCGCAGCGGCCGGCCTGCGCCTCGGACGCCCCGGCCCACGGGCGAGGAGTCAGCGATGA